In the Arthrobacter sp. CDRTa11 genome, TCAGAATCCTTTGTCACGTCAAAAGCGCAGCTGTGGATCCGGCCCGGCGCAAAATCCGTGGCGAGGGCAACTTCGGCGGCCTTGAGACGCTCGGCGTTAATACCATTCAGCACCACCGTGGCTCCGGCATCCGCCAAGGCGCGGGCCAAGGCGTTGCCGATCCCCCTGCTGGAACCTGTCACCAGGGCAATCCGCCCGGTCAGGTCAAAAAGTGAACTCATGGTGTTGTCTCCTGAACGGTTGCTGTCCTGCGGGCGGCTGCAGCGGGAGCTGACGCCGCGTCGACTGCGGCGTCAACTGCGGCGGAGGCGCTGAGGTTGGCAATGGTTTGCCGCACCACGGCCAGGTCCAGATCGCCCAAGCCTTGGTCCTTCAGTTCGCCGTACAGTCCGACGGCGGCTGTCGCCATCGGCACGGACGCCCCCACAGCGGCGGCACTCGCCAGCACAAAGGAAAGATCCTTGTGCATAAACTTTGCCGGTCCGGTGGGCGCGTAGTCCTTCGCAGCGAGGCGGGGGCCCACAAAATCCAGCACCCGGCTGCCTGCGAGGCCGCCGGAAAGCACCTCAAAGAGTGATGCAACGTCCATGCCCGAGTGTTCGGCGAGTTCTGCAGCCTCGGCGAGCGCCGCCGTCGTGGTTCCCACAATCAGCTGGTTGCACGCCTTGGCGAGCGACCCGGAACCCAGCCCGCCCAGCCTCCGGACGGTGGTGCCCATCGCCTCCAGGACGGGCCGGAGGCGCAGGAAATGTTCGGCCGGGCCGCCGGCCATGATGGCCAGGGTTCCGAGCTGTGCACCTTCGGTGCCGCCGCTGACCGGCGCGTCCAGCACGGTGGCGTTCCCGCCGCTGGCCTCCGCAACGGCAAGGCCGAAGGCCCTGACCCCCACGGGGGACACACTGCTCATCACTACCACCAGGGTTCCCGGTGCCGGCGGGACCAGCCGCCATTCATCGAGGAGAGCGGACGCCGCGTCCTCGATGAAGGACAGATCCGGGAGCATGAAGATGATCACCGGCTGGTCCCGAAGGGCTGCGACGTTTGGCGCGCGGGTTCCGCCGAGCAGCACGAAGTCGTCCACTGCTTCCGGGGAGCGGTTCCAGGCCGAGACCGCCCACCCGGCTTTCAGCAGATTGGCGGCCATGGGAGCACCCATCAGCCCCAGCCCGACGAAGCCGGCACTGCGTGTTGTGCCGTTCAAGGCAGTGGCCTTGCTGTCCGTCGGGCCGGGGGCCTGGGGGTTGTTAGTGTTGTGCAATTTCCAACCTTGGTTCTCGGGCCGGGGCCCGTTTACTGGAGTGACGCCTTTACTGGAATGCGGGGCTTACTTGCCCCAGATGGTGCGGTAAGCGTCCTGGTAACCTACTGGATCCCAGGCATCGGTGACAGTGGTGTTTTCTTTGGTGGAGACGTGGATCTGGGGGACGTAACCGCTGGCGGGCTGATTGTTGAAGGCCCGGTTGAGTTCGTCCACGATCTGCCACCCCTCGGATTTCAGCGGCGAGGGAACGGTGGCGGTCTGGTATTCGCCGGCTTTGATCCGCTGCAGGGCTGAGGAGTCGCCATCGCCCGCGCCCACGTTGAACGGTGCGCCGCCGGCCTTCACGCCGCCGGCGCGCAGGGCTGCCGCCGCGTTTTCGTAGTAGACGTCATTGATGGCCAGGGAGTAGGTCCAGGCTTCGTTGTGCTTGCTCAGCAGCGAGGACACCTCCTGGGGCATCCTGGCGCTGACGTCGGACAGCGGGACGTTGTCGTATTCCAGTACCTTGATGCCGGAGCAGGTTTCCAGTTCCTTCTTGATCATCTGCGATTTGCCTTCGGCAAACGGGATGGAAGAGTCCGTGAAGATCACGACGCCGGCATTGCCGTTCGATTTCGCAATCACGTAATCGGCGCTGATTTTGGCGACGTCCTCTACCTTGGTGGTGATGTTGGTGAACAGCAGCGGGTCGGTGCTGGGACCCGGTGTGGAGAGCGCCTGCCAGGCGGCCAGCGGGATATTGGCGGCGTTGGCCTCGGCCACCTGGGCGGCGGTGGTCTTGGGATCAAACCCGCCGATCACGATGCCGTCGGGTTTGGTGGTGAGGGCCTGGCTGAATGCGCTCTGGATCCCGGCGGGCGTGCCGAGCCCGTCGATGACCTTGACGTTCCAGCCGATGGCCGTGGCAGCTTCCTGCAGGCCCTTCGCCACGCCTGCCACGCCGGGGTTGGTCATGGACTGGGCCACATAGACCAGGGTCTTTCCCGCCACAGCCTTGGGGCCTGTGGTGGGTCCGTCCCAGGGGGTATCGGTCTTGGATGCCGCATCTACGGCCTTCTGGGCCGTGGCAACGACGTCTGCACAGCCGCTGTCCCCCGCGGCAGCTGAGCCCGCCGAGGCGGATTCGGAGGAACCGCTGGTGCAGGCTGTGAGCCCCAGGGCCATGATGGCGCCGGCCGCAAGCAGCAGTCGGGGAGCGGTTTGGTTCATGGTGAAGCCTTTCGGTCATAAGGAAAGTGCCTGAGGTGATGCCTTGGTGCAGGTGGTCAGGAAGCAGTGCTGGTCAGGAAGCCGTGCTGGTCAGGAAGCAGTGGTGGCCGGAGCCGGCGGAAGTGCGGCGGTACTGGCCGGTCCGGCGGGAGCCGAGGGTCCGGCGTCGTCCGCCTTGGGCTGGGTGGGCGGCGGGGCGGCAACAGCACCCGCCCGGAGCTTGCGCCGGGCTGAGTAACCGGCCAGGCCGACGGCGATCAGCAGGGTGACGCCGTTGAAAAGCGGGGTGACCCAGAACTGGGCGCCCAGCTGCGAAATGCCG is a window encoding:
- a CDS encoding NAD(P)-dependent oxidoreductase; its protein translation is MGAPMAANLLKAGWAVSAWNRSPEAVDDFVLLGGTRAPNVAALRDQPVIIFMLPDLSFIEDAASALLDEWRLVPPAPGTLVVVMSSVSPVGVRAFGLAVAEASGGNATVLDAPVSGGTEGAQLGTLAIMAGGPAEHFLRLRPVLEAMGTTVRRLGGLGSGSLAKACNQLIVGTTTAALAEAAELAEHSGMDVASLFEVLSGGLAGSRVLDFVGPRLAAKDYAPTGPAKFMHKDLSFVLASAAAVGASVPMATAAVGLYGELKDQGLGDLDLAVVRQTIANLSASAAVDAAVDAASAPAAAARRTATVQETTP
- a CDS encoding substrate-binding domain-containing protein, which encodes MNQTAPRLLLAAGAIMALGLTACTSGSSESASAGSAAAGDSGCADVVATAQKAVDAASKTDTPWDGPTTGPKAVAGKTLVYVAQSMTNPGVAGVAKGLQEAATAIGWNVKVIDGLGTPAGIQSAFSQALTTKPDGIVIGGFDPKTTAAQVAEANAANIPLAAWQALSTPGPSTDPLLFTNITTKVEDVAKISADYVIAKSNGNAGVVIFTDSSIPFAEGKSQMIKKELETCSGIKVLEYDNVPLSDVSARMPQEVSSLLSKHNEAWTYSLAINDVYYENAAAALRAGGVKAGGAPFNVGAGDGDSSALQRIKAGEYQTATVPSPLKSEGWQIVDELNRAFNNQPASGYVPQIHVSTKENTTVTDAWDPVGYQDAYRTIWGK